A section of the Telopea speciosissima isolate NSW1024214 ecotype Mountain lineage chromosome 3, Tspe_v1, whole genome shotgun sequence genome encodes:
- the LOC122654324 gene encoding growth-regulating factor 1-like isoform X2, whose protein sequence is MMNARHASPFTTSQWQELEHQALIFKYMVSGVPIPPDLIFSLKRSLDSTLSSRLFPHEPIGWGCFQMGFGRKADPEPGRCRRTDGKKWRCSKEAYPDSKYCERHMHRGRNRSRKPVEVIASNPSTPMSSINRNQSTITPTKITATTNPYSLSSLSSSVAADTHHHHPYYNASLYPFLYPHSSSRPSGIGFSPQNNSTHLLLDTGSYSHTDKDYRYSNGLKGNVDEIAFFSEASGTVRNVNNSPFDNPWRLTPLRMSSSSVSQSKQKSCSALQGDYTQLQLQNFTAVSKQQEERQNQEQHCFVLGTDIKSERPMKVEREEVPQQPLLHFFDEWPPKNRDYSTTQLSISIPMPSPDLSVSNPRTQNDG, encoded by the exons ATGATGAACGCAAGGCATGCGTCTCCTTTCACTACATCTCAGTGGCAAGAGCTTGAACATCAAGCTCTCATATTCAAGTATATGGTGTCTGGGGTTCCCATTCCACCTGATCTCATCTTCTCTCTCAAACGAAGCCTGGACTCTACACTCTCATCAAGGCTCTTCCCTCACGAACCCA TTGGGTGGGGTTGTTTTCAGATGGGTTTTGGCAGGAAAGCAGACCCAGAGCCAGGGAGGTGCAGAAGAACAGATGGGAAGAAATGGAGGTGCTCGAAGGAAGCATACCCGGATTCAAAGTACTGCGAGAGACACATGCACAGAGGCAGAAACCGTTCAAGAAAGCCTGTGGAAGTTATTGCATCAAACCCTTCAACACCCATGTCATCAATCAATCGAAACCAGTCGACGATCACCCCCACCAAAATCACCGCTACCACAAATCCTTACTCCCTTTCCTCTCTTTCATCATCAGTTGCAGCTGACACTCATCACCACCATCCTTACTACAATGCCTCACTCTATCCCTTCCTTTATCCTCACTCTTCTTCTAGACCTTCAGGTATTGGTTTCTCACCCCAAAACAACTCTACCCATTTGCTTTTAGACACTGGATCTTACTCTCATACCGATAAAGATTACAG GTACTCTAATGGGCTAAAGGGGAATGTGGATGAGATTGCCTTCTTCTCTGAAGCTTCAGGGACTGTTAGGAATGTCAATAATTCGCCATTTGATAATCCATGGCGCTTAACCCCACTAAGGATGAGTTCCTCCTCTGTATCTCAATCAAAACAGAAGAGTTGCTCTGCTTTACAAGGTGACTACACTCAATTGCAGTTGCAGAACTTTACTGCTGTCTCTAAACAGCAAGAAGAACGGCAGAATCAAGAGCAACACTGCTTTGTTTTGGGTACCGACATCAAATCTGAAAGACCAATGAAGGTTGAGAGGGAAGAGGTACCTCAGCAACCACTGCTTCACTTCTTCGATGAATGGCCACCGAAGAACAGGGACTACTCCACAACCCAGCTCTCGATTTCCATTCCAATGCCATCTCCTGACCTCTCAGTGTCCAATCCCCGAACCCAGAATG ATGGTTGA
- the LOC122654324 gene encoding growth-regulating factor 1-like isoform X1 encodes MMNARHASPFTTSQWQELEHQALIFKYMVSGVPIPPDLIFSLKRSLDSTLSSRLFPHEPIGWGCFQMGFGRKADPEPGRCRRTDGKKWRCSKEAYPDSKYCERHMHRGRNRSRKPVEVIASNPSTPMSSINRNQSTITPTKITATTNPYSLSSLSSSVAADTHHHHPYYNASLYPFLYPHSSSRPSGIGFSPQNNSTHLLLDTGSYSHTDKDYRSRYSNGLKGNVDEIAFFSEASGTVRNVNNSPFDNPWRLTPLRMSSSSVSQSKQKSCSALQGDYTQLQLQNFTAVSKQQEERQNQEQHCFVLGTDIKSERPMKVEREEVPQQPLLHFFDEWPPKNRDYSTTQLSISIPMPSPDLSVSNPRTQNDG; translated from the exons ATGATGAACGCAAGGCATGCGTCTCCTTTCACTACATCTCAGTGGCAAGAGCTTGAACATCAAGCTCTCATATTCAAGTATATGGTGTCTGGGGTTCCCATTCCACCTGATCTCATCTTCTCTCTCAAACGAAGCCTGGACTCTACACTCTCATCAAGGCTCTTCCCTCACGAACCCA TTGGGTGGGGTTGTTTTCAGATGGGTTTTGGCAGGAAAGCAGACCCAGAGCCAGGGAGGTGCAGAAGAACAGATGGGAAGAAATGGAGGTGCTCGAAGGAAGCATACCCGGATTCAAAGTACTGCGAGAGACACATGCACAGAGGCAGAAACCGTTCAAGAAAGCCTGTGGAAGTTATTGCATCAAACCCTTCAACACCCATGTCATCAATCAATCGAAACCAGTCGACGATCACCCCCACCAAAATCACCGCTACCACAAATCCTTACTCCCTTTCCTCTCTTTCATCATCAGTTGCAGCTGACACTCATCACCACCATCCTTACTACAATGCCTCACTCTATCCCTTCCTTTATCCTCACTCTTCTTCTAGACCTTCAGGTATTGGTTTCTCACCCCAAAACAACTCTACCCATTTGCTTTTAGACACTGGATCTTACTCTCATACCGATAAAGATTACAG AAGCAGGTACTCTAATGGGCTAAAGGGGAATGTGGATGAGATTGCCTTCTTCTCTGAAGCTTCAGGGACTGTTAGGAATGTCAATAATTCGCCATTTGATAATCCATGGCGCTTAACCCCACTAAGGATGAGTTCCTCCTCTGTATCTCAATCAAAACAGAAGAGTTGCTCTGCTTTACAAGGTGACTACACTCAATTGCAGTTGCAGAACTTTACTGCTGTCTCTAAACAGCAAGAAGAACGGCAGAATCAAGAGCAACACTGCTTTGTTTTGGGTACCGACATCAAATCTGAAAGACCAATGAAGGTTGAGAGGGAAGAGGTACCTCAGCAACCACTGCTTCACTTCTTCGATGAATGGCCACCGAAGAACAGGGACTACTCCACAACCCAGCTCTCGATTTCCATTCCAATGCCATCTCCTGACCTCTCAGTGTCCAATCCCCGAACCCAGAATG ATGGTTGA
- the LOC122654323 gene encoding 12-oxophytodienoate reductase 7-like — translation MTESSAAQGTITLFTPYEMGKFKLSHRIVLAPMTRCRALNGIPQAANVEYYKQRATSGGFLISEGTIISPTAAGFPHVPGIYTDGQTEAWKKVVDAVHAKGSLFFCQLWHVGRASHQVYQPGGTGSPISSTSKPISGRWRILMPDGSYGKYPNPHALTTTEIPEVVAHYRQAALNAIRAGFDGIEIHGAHGYLIDQFLKDGINDRTDHYGGSTSNRCKFLMQVVQAVVSAIGPDKVGVRISPAIDHLEATDSDPFSLGLVVIEKLNQLQREMGKLTYLHVTQPRYTAYGQTESGQHGSAEEEARMMKAWRKAYDGTFICSGGYTRELGMEAMAHGDADLVSYGRLFISNPDLVTRFRLNAPLTRYVRATFYTQDPVVGYTDYPFLDPKPAPPSSRL, via the exons ATGACGGAATCATCAGCAGCGCAGGGGACGATTACCCTCTTTACTCCATACGAGATGGGGAAATTCAAACTCTCTCACAG GATAGTGCTTGCACCGATGACGCGATGCAGAGCTTTGAATGGGATACCGCAGGCGGCCAACGTTGAGTATTACAAGCAGAGAGCCACTTCCGGTGGATTTCTCATCAGTGAGGGCACCATCATCTCCCCTACAGCAGCTGG GTTTCCACATGTCCCAGGGATCTACACGGATGGGCAAACCGAAGCATGGAAGAAGGTGGTGGATGCCGTTCACGCCAAAGGTAGCCTCTTCTTCTGTCAGCTCTGGCACGTCGGCCGTGCTTCCCATCAAG TGTATCAACCGGGTGGGACAGGTTCTCCGATTTCGTCGACAAGTAAACCCATCTCAGGGAGGTGGAGAATCCTGATGCCTGACGGAAGCTATGGCAAATACCCAAACCCACATGCCCTCACCACCACCGAAATCCCAGAGGTGGTGGCACACTATCGCCAGGCCGCCTTGAACGCTATTCGAGCCGGGTTTGATGGAATTGAGATTCACGGCGCCCATGGCTACCTCATCGACCAATTCCTCAAGGACGGAATCAACGATCGCACCGACCACTACGGTGGCTCCACCTCCAACCGCTGCAAATTCTTAATGCAGGTGGTCCAAGCCGTCGTCTCAGCCATTGGCCCAGACAAGGTTGGAGTCCGGATCTCTCCCGCCATCGACCACCTTGAAGCCACTGATTCTGATCCCTTCAGCTTGGGACTTGTCGTGATCGAAAAGCTAAACCAGCTCCAGCGTGAGATGGGCAAGTTGACCTACCTGCACGTTACCCAACCACGATACACGGCTTACGGCCAGACTGAATCAGGGCAGCATGGAAGTGCAGAAGAGGAAGCGAGGATGATGAAGGCTTGGAGAAAGGCTTACGATGGTACCTTCATATGCAGCGGTGGCTACACCAGAGAGCTTGGGATGGAAGCCATGGCCCATGGGGACGCAGATCTGGTGTCCTATGGTCGTCTCTTCATTTCGAACCCGGATCTCGTGACTCGGTTCCGACTCAATGCACCCTTAACTAGGTACGTTAGGGCTACTTTTTATACCCAAGATCCTGTTGTTGGGTACACAGATTACCCATTCCTGGACCCTAAACCCGCACCACCTTCTTCCCGCCTATAA